Sequence from the Chelonoidis abingdonii isolate Lonesome George chromosome 1, CheloAbing_2.0, whole genome shotgun sequence genome:
CTTtgggggaagcagagaaacaagcAGCTGTACTACTTGTGTAGACCTAAACTTTATTGGAGGATTAGTCATGGTATTCCACTTAGAGTTTTTCATACAAGCAAAACTCAGTGTAAATGGACTAGAAGCAAAACACTGGAGTGTAGTAAATACATTTATAGCCATGACTTTTTGTATTATAGAGTTTCTAAACATAGCACTTCTTCTCCCAAGGGACTAACAAAAGTGAATAATCGTATGTCACGAATTAAGAACACTTTTGAATCTGTTTCAAAGGCTGTTTCTGACACTCACAGTGAACTGGTTGCACGAATAGCTCGATTCAAGCCCAACTCTGGCATACTGgggaaagcatttgaaaataatgTTCAGGAAAACAATCTCCAGGTAAGCCTAGAAAATGATAAACGAACTACATGTGCTGGAGCTCAGGGAGATTACAACAATAGTCAAACTGTAAAGAACTTTGTTCACGCAGATGGAAATGCAGAGTCTGCATTGATAAGTAGAAGTGGCACTAATCAAGCTACTTTAAAAGATTCTGTAGATATTAAAAACAACCTTTTTCATGTAAGCTACTTCACTACAAATTTTGGAGAGACTTACAACTTTTTAGCAAATCATATCAACTGGTACTTTGGCACTAGTACTGTTATGGATcaggagaaaaaaggaaatgcttttctACAAGACTCCAGGAATGAACTCAGAAATAAACTTGATTCACCAGAAAGTGACATAATGAGTAATGAAAATGGGATGAGTTCAGCAACTGCTTTAATTTCTGCTGGTGAAATACAAGATGCTGAAAAGACAAATAGTGCTCTTCCAACTTCCACTAAAAAGAGCATTGCAAGCTTCCTTTCCTACCCTAGTAACAGTGTACAAGCTTTTGTAGACAGTTATGTAGGCAGTCTGGTCCCCAAGTTGAGATCTGAGACAAAAGCCACCTCAGAAGATAAATCACAAGAACACAAAGAGTCTTTGAAAGATGAAGAGCATGACGACAAAGAGATCAAAACtgcagaagggaaagaaaagcGTTTGTCTCTTCAGAGAGAAAAGGCAAGTATTTGCTTAGTATTTACAAATACTGGGTTTTTTAGCTACTGTAGTTGTCAGAGGCATGTTATAATGTTATCATTTCAGAGCTACATTGAAATCTCATCTGCATAGGTGAAACATTGAACCAAGTTATTTGAAGGACTGTCACTGTGAACCAGATCTATAATAGGCTCTTCTAATTTATGTAAATGAAGAACCAGAGATCAGTtaagtaaaaaaacccaaacaaacaaacaaacaccttcCTTGAAGCCTGTAGTGGTATTCTACTATAAGCTATTCATCTCTTCTTGGAGTAagctaagaaaacaaaaattttgaaaaagtcTTGTCAAGTTTTGAATATATCTTCTTGGAGCAGTTTCATATTCTTAATATACATATCTGTTTATCTTTAGATTATTGCAAGAGTGAGTATTGACAACAGAACACGagctttagttcaggccttacgAAGATCTTCTAACCGAAGAGTCTCTATCAACAGGATTGAAGAACTGACTTACCATCTTCTGGAGTTTCCAGAAACCAGAGGAGTTGCTATTAAGGTACAAATCACTTTCACGCTCAACCTATCAACTACAGATAGATAATAAGTACTTATGTAATGACAGATGTTTTATCATAAAATAGATAAATGTATAATctatcattttgttttttcttcttaaacTGTTGCATCTTATACTTGTGCTATGTAAATATcttcaatttttttattgttaatgtATTACCTCCAAGAGATTCATATGTAAGCTATCATGATTGGCAGTTAATGTCTGCTTTGGAGAAAACCTTGGACTTTTATTTTCCTATACGTTAATTGTTAAGGAATTCTTTAGTGCTCAAAGCAGTACTGTGTATAGTGCCATAACAGAACCCGTATCCTAATTGAGGTCCTTTGTGtgctcctgtaatacaaataatgaatagcaGGAATAAACCCAATAGACTGTTCAGTACGACAGAACAGAAACTTTTCTTCGTACAACTAAAATAAATTGAAGGCTTTTCCTGTCTGAGAGAGCCTTATTTTGTCTTAATAAACACCTTAGATTTTGGCATTGTAGTCCATAACGAACTATGAATACCATATCTattcaaaacaaaaggaagaattcaGGCAGAATGGCCCAGATCCCGAAATGGCCCAGATCCCAGATTTAGTCATTACTCTGAtgcacaaaactcccactcacCCTTCCCCTAACCCTGAAGGCATCCAAACTCGGTAGGTACCTAAATTTCTGTCTATGGGCATGTGTACCACTGTGTCAGGCAGGGTTCCAGATGCCTAATCTCACACCTAAACCCCAGCGCAAGTCTCAAACCAGGTAGAAACAGGTGTTCCCCTGCTTCTTGTCTgcaggggcctgatccagaagGTGTGCTCATAGCACCcttaactccacacaaaatgacANNNNNNNNNNNNNNNNNNNNNNNNNNNNNNNNNNNNNNNNNNNNNNNNNNNNNNNNNNNNNNNNNNNNNNNNNNNNNNNNNNNNNNNNNNNNNNNNNNNNNNNNNNNNNNNNNNNNNNNNNNNNNNNNNNNNNNNNNNNNNNNNNNNNNNNNNNNNNNNNNNNNNNNNNNNNNNNNNNNNNNNNNNNNNNNNNNNNNNNNNNNNNNNNNNNNNNNNNNNNNNNNNNNNNNNNNNNNNNNNNNNNNNNNNNNNNNNNNNNNNNNNNNNNNNNNNNNNNNNNNNNNNNNNNNNNNNNNNNNNNNNNNNNNNNNNNNNNNNNNNNNNNNNNNNNNNNNNNNNNNNNNNNNNNNNNNNNNNNNNNNNNNNNNNNNNNNNNNNNNNNNNNNNNNNNNNNNNNNNNNNNNNNNNNNNNNNNNNNNNNNNNNNNNNNNNNNNNNNNNNNNNNNNNNNNNNNNNNNNNNNNNNNNNNNNNNNNNNNNNNNNNNNNNNNNNNNNNNNNNNNNNNNNNNNNNNNNNNNNNNNNNNNNNNNNNNNNNNNNNNNNNNNNNNNNNNNNNNNNNNNNNNNNNNNNNNNNNNNNNNNNNNNNNNNNNNNNNNNNNNNNNNNNNNNNNNNNNNNNNNNNNNNNNNNNNNNNNNNNNNNNNNNNNNNNNNNNNNNNNNNNNNNNNNNNNNNNNNNNNNNNNNNNNNNNNNNNNNNNNNNNNNNNNNNNNNNNNNNNNNNNNNNNNNNNNNNNNNNNNNNNNNNNNNNNNNNNNNNNNNNNNNNNNNNNNNNNNNNNNNNNNNNNNNNNNNNNNNNNNNNNNNNNNNNNNNNNNNNNNNNNNNNNNNNNNNNNNNNNNNNNNNNNNNNNNNNNNNNNNNNNNNNNNNNNNNNNNNNNNNNNNNNNNNNNNNNNNNNNNNNNNNNNNNNNNNNNNNNNNNNNNNNNNNNNNNNNNNNNNNNNNNNNNNNNNNNNNNNNNNNNNNNNNNNNNNNNNNNNNNNNNNNNNNNNNNNNNNNNNNNNNNNNNNNNNNNNNNNNNNNNNNNNNNNNNNNNNNNNNNNNNNNNNNNNNNNNNNNNNNNNNNNNNNNNNNNNNNNNNNNNNNNNNNNNNNNNNNNNNNNNNNNNNNNNNNNNNNNNNNNNNNNNNNNNNNNNNNNNNNNNNNNNNNNNNNNNNNNNNNNNNNNNNNNNNNNNNNNNNNNNNNNNNNNNNNNNNNNNNNNNNNNNNNNNNNNNNNNNNNNNNNNNNNNNNNNNNNNNNNNNNNNNNNNNNNNNNNNNNNNNNNNNNNNNNNNNNNNNNNNNNNNNNNNNNNNNNNNNNNNNNNNNNNNNNNNNNNNNNNNNNNNNNNNNNNNNNNNNNNNNNNNNNNNNNNNNNNNNNNNNNNNNNNNNNNNNNNNNNNNNNNNNNNNNNNNNNNNNNNNNNNNNNNNNNNNNNNNNNNNNNNNNNNNNNNNNNNNNNNNNNNNNNNNNNNNNNNNNNNNNNNNNNNNNNNNNNNNNNNNNNNNNNNNNNNNNNNNNNNNNNNNNNNNNNNNNNNNNNNNNNNNNNNNNNNNNNNNNNNNNNNNNNNNNNNNNNNNNNNNNNNNNNNNNNNNNNNNNNNNNNNNNNNNNNNNNNNNNNNNNNNNNNNNNNNNNNNNNNNNNNNNNNNNNNNNNNNNNNNNNNNNNNNNNNNNNNNNNNNNNNNNNNNNNNNNNNNNNNNNNNNNNNNNNNNNNNNNNNNNNNNNNNNNNNNNNNNNNNNNNNNNNNNNNNNNNNNcgagagacagacaaaagacacagacccaaacattccctccctgagcttttaaaaatccggtttcctgattggtcctctggtcaggtgtttggttccctttgttaaccctttacaggtgaaagaaacattaacccttagctatctgtttatgatataGCCTAAtgcatatttaattgtttatccaaggtgaaacagcttcaacaggagaccCACACCAGAATAGCCCTGATAGATGGGAAATCCCTGTTCCAATCCCTCTTTTGATCCAGGCcaaggtctcccacatcctgcaaTGAGTACCCTGACCACTGTGCTAAAGGTTATAAGAGGGAACTCTTCCTCTTTCACTTCCCACCCAGACCCactggctgttttgtgtggagttagccAGGGCCCGCTGCTGTTCTTTCAAGAACTGGCTTATACACCTAAGATACCTGATTCCAGCAGAGGGTTCCCAGCTGTGCATTCCAAGCAGCGATAGGTATGTAGGCAGTGGGTATAATAGGTGTGTATATAAAAAGCTCAGCGTTTTTCcagtgagcagctgggggaggtgcACTGTCTTTCCCATTCTCCGGCTGGTGTGGCTTAGGTCGGCCCTGAGTTTGGGGCTACTGGGGCCGCCCCATGACTGGGCTGCTTGGGCTGATTtggc
This genomic interval carries:
- the PNPLA8 gene encoding calcium-independent phospholipase A2-gamma isoform X2: MSVNLPLNAYLYLLINTRSLWGKQRNKQLYYLCRPKLYWRISHGIPLRVFHTSKTQCKWTRSKTLECSKYIYSHDFLYYRVSKHSTSSPKGLTKVNNRMSRIKNTFESVSKAVSDTHSELVARIARFKPNSGILGKAFENNVQENNLQVSLENDKRTTCAGAQGDYNNSQTVKNFVHADGNAESALISRSGTNQATLKDSVDIKNNLFHVSYFTTNFGETYNFLANHINWYFGTSTVMDQEKKGNAFLQDSRNELRNKLDSPESDIMSNENGMSSATALISAGEIQDAEKTNSALPTSTKKSIASFLSYPSNSVQAFVDSYVGSLVPKLRSETKATSEDKSQEHKESLKDEEHDDKEIKTAEGKEKRLSLQREKIIARVSIDNRTRALVQALRRSSNRRVSINRIEELTYHLLEFPETRGVAIKEKIIPCLLQLRQGIDETLRAAVMEALAIIGYTDPVKAWGIRILTIDGGGTRGLVALQTLRKLEELTGKPIHELFDYICGVSTGAILAFMLGLFHIPLDECEELYHKLGSDVFKQNVIVGTMKMGWNHAFYDSDIWEKMLKDRMGSDLMIETARNPRCPKDGGLLLNNPTALAVHECKCLWPEVPLQCVISLGTGRYESERKNSITYTSLKTKLTNVISSATDTEEVHTMLDGLLPPDTYFRFNPLMNEDIPLDENRKEKLSQLRTDGIRYIERNEEKIKKAAKILTQEKTVVQKFNEWIRLKAYMCEGLPFFSKL
- the PNPLA8 gene encoding calcium-independent phospholipase A2-gamma isoform X1, which produces MSVNLPLNAYLYLLINTRSLWGKQRNKQLYYLCRPKLYWRISHGIPLRVFHTSKTQCKWTRSKTLECSKYIYSHDFLYYRVSKHSTSSPKGLTKVNNRMSRIKNTFESVSKAVSDTHSELVARIARFKPNSGILGKAFENNVQENNLQVSLENDKRTTCAGAQGDYNNSQTVKNFVHADGNAESALISRSGTNQATLKDSVDIKNNLFHVSYFTTNFGETYNFLANHINWYFGTSTVMDQEKKGNAFLQDSRNELRNKLDSPESDIMSNENGMSSATALISAGEIQDAEKTNSALPTSTKKSIASFLSYPSNSVQAFVDSYVGSLVPKLRSETKATSEDKSQEHKESLKDEEHDDKEIKTAEGKEKRLSLQREKIIARVSIDNRTRALVQALRRSSNRRVSINRIEELTYHLLEFPETRGVAIKEKIIPCLLQLRQGIDETLRAAVMEALAIIGYTDPVKAWGIRILTIDGGGTRGLVALQTLRKLEELTGKPIHELFDYICGVSTGAILAFMLGLFHIPLDECEELYHKLGSDVFKQNVIVGTMKMGWNHAFYDSDIWEKMLKDRMGSDLMIETARNPRCPKVAAVSTIVNRGTPLKAFVFRNYNHLPGVKSHYIGGCRYKLWQAIRASSAAPGYFQEYVLGNDLHQDGGLLLNNPTALAVHECKCLWPEVPLQCVISLGTGRYESERKNSITYTSLKTKLTNVISSATDTEEVHTMLDGLLPPDTYFRFNPLMNEDIPLDENRKEKLSQLRTDGIRYIERNEEKIKKAAKILTQEKTVVQKFNEWIRLKAYMCEGLPFFSKL